In Streptomyces sp. NBC_01408, one DNA window encodes the following:
- a CDS encoding serine protease, translating to MLPRTARRTRARRASRILLALTAMAALISVDVPGAAAGQPLGVTAQAPPDAAADRVGALFADGLDGGHFCTAAVVRSDDRDVIATAAHCLDSPGTTVFAPGYRDGSAPYGTWKITSVYVAPGWTEGEDPDDDIAFATVAPAQDGRTGSVEDLVGGFPVAAEQPDDATVTVIGYPRTEEAPLSCANTTGLFSDTQRRIGCPDLGGGTSGSPWLVHGALAGVLGGHEGGGTVPEISYSAVLGDQAVELYREAADAG from the coding sequence ATGCTCCCCCGAACGGCCCGGCGCACCCGTGCGCGGCGGGCGTCACGGATCCTGCTCGCGCTGACCGCGATGGCCGCGCTGATCAGCGTGGACGTGCCCGGCGCGGCGGCCGGGCAGCCCCTCGGCGTCACCGCGCAGGCGCCGCCCGACGCCGCGGCGGACCGGGTGGGCGCGCTCTTCGCGGACGGGCTCGACGGCGGGCACTTCTGCACCGCCGCCGTCGTGCGCAGCGACGACCGCGACGTGATCGCCACCGCCGCGCACTGCCTGGACAGCCCCGGCACCACCGTCTTCGCACCGGGTTACCGGGACGGCAGCGCCCCGTACGGCACGTGGAAGATCACCAGTGTGTACGTCGCCCCGGGCTGGACCGAGGGCGAGGACCCCGACGACGACATCGCCTTCGCGACGGTGGCCCCGGCGCAGGACGGGCGGACCGGTTCCGTCGAGGACCTCGTGGGCGGCTTCCCGGTGGCCGCCGAGCAGCCGGACGACGCCACGGTGACGGTCATCGGGTACCCGCGCACCGAGGAGGCCCCCTTGAGCTGCGCCAACACCACCGGCCTCTTCTCCGACACCCAGCGCCGGATCGGCTGTCCGGACCTCGGCGGCGGCACCAGCGGCAGCCCCTGGCTGGTGCACGGCGCGCTGGCCGGGGTGCTCGGGGGCCACGAGGGCGGCGGGACCGTGCCGGAGATCTCGTACAGCGCGGTGCTGGGCGACCAGGCGGTGGAGCTGTACCGGGAGGCGGCCGACGCGGGCTGA